One genomic segment of Oncorhynchus mykiss isolate Arlee chromosome 10, USDA_OmykA_1.1, whole genome shotgun sequence includes these proteins:
- the LOC110533480 gene encoding pleckstrin homology domain-containing family B member 1-like isoform X1, translated as MDRSPIIHIALLKSGWLWRQTSILKRWKLNWCDLWIDGSLVFYKTDSRREFEHRVGLKTSCVSVKSGLESAGLSPPENQPSENMVMVQLRDGSTVILCANSEDEALAWNLTILEARRNPFPYDPYDDSYQSVPMDGNNTIYLTPGSGTHHLLIQRDPYDGIGEQVALGLLAGMAAGAAMRSFLWMPLFFC; from the exons ATGGACAGATCTCCGATCATACACATAGCTCTGCTGAAGTCAGGCTGGCTCTGGAGACAGA CATCCATCTTGAAGCGGTGGAAGCTGAATTGGTGTGACCTGTGGATCGATGGGAGCCTGGTCTTCTACAAGACGGATAGCAGGCGAGAATTTGAGCACCGAGTGGGTCTCAAGACCAGCTGTGTGAGCGTCAAGTCTGGCCTGGAGAGTGCAG GTCTCTCTCCCCCAGAGAACCAGCCAAGTGAGAACATGGTGATGGTGCAGCTTAGAGATGGCTCCACTGTGATCCTGTGTGCCAACAGTGAGGACGAGGCACT AGCATGGAATTTGACAATTCTAGAGGCGAGACGAAACCCA TTCCCATATGACCCATACGACGACTCGTACCAGTCCGTCCCAATGGACGGCAACAACACCATCTACCTCACCCCTGGATCAG gtACCCACCACCTACTGATCCAGAGAGACCCATACGACGGCATAGGAGAGCAGGTGGCACTGGGGCTACTGGCGGGCATGGCGGCGGGTGCTGCCATGCGCTCCTTCCTCTGGATGCCCTTGTTTTTCTGCTGA
- the LOC110533480 gene encoding pleckstrin homology domain-containing family B member 1-like isoform X2 encodes MYFLSTKCPASILKRWKLNWCDLWIDGSLVFYKTDSRREFEHRVGLKTSCVSVKSGLESAGLSPPENQPSENMVMVQLRDGSTVILCANSEDEALAWNLTILEARRNPFPYDPYDDSYQSVPMDGNNTIYLTPGSGTHHLLIQRDPYDGIGEQVALGLLAGMAAGAAMRSFLWMPLFFC; translated from the exons CATCCATCTTGAAGCGGTGGAAGCTGAATTGGTGTGACCTGTGGATCGATGGGAGCCTGGTCTTCTACAAGACGGATAGCAGGCGAGAATTTGAGCACCGAGTGGGTCTCAAGACCAGCTGTGTGAGCGTCAAGTCTGGCCTGGAGAGTGCAG GTCTCTCTCCCCCAGAGAACCAGCCAAGTGAGAACATGGTGATGGTGCAGCTTAGAGATGGCTCCACTGTGATCCTGTGTGCCAACAGTGAGGACGAGGCACT AGCATGGAATTTGACAATTCTAGAGGCGAGACGAAACCCA TTCCCATATGACCCATACGACGACTCGTACCAGTCCGTCCCAATGGACGGCAACAACACCATCTACCTCACCCCTGGATCAG gtACCCACCACCTACTGATCCAGAGAGACCCATACGACGGCATAGGAGAGCAGGTGGCACTGGGGCTACTGGCGGGCATGGCGGCGGGTGCTGCCATGCGCTCCTTCCTCTGGATGCCCTTGTTTTTCTGCTGA